From the Montipora capricornis isolate CH-2021 chromosome 2, ASM3666992v2, whole genome shotgun sequence genome, one window contains:
- the LOC138039013 gene encoding uncharacterized protein, whose product MSHSITIELSDDTQDGRKLIYFLSFLEVSLAEVQQSLADKVITGPEIKITIDPDDLIADTIAFYKNATAFDASKRVRVQNKSQPAVDTGGIRREFFNDATKEIATFPAFKLLEGSDHRKLPAYYSKSVHSGLMEVLGRLIGHGILQSFIGCPCFAPPVYWYIATGDVHKALCYVTVDDVRDEEAREFIEKLSGATSPELQELRQDSKFISLCNECGISTLLSDDNRNLILQSLLLHYVLNRKKNVAGPITLWSEEFQSSTCY is encoded by the exons ATGTCCCACAGTATCACCATAGAGCTAAGTGATGATACACAGGATGGAAGAAAGCtgatatattttttgtcttttttagaAGTTTCTCTTGCAGAGGTACAACAAAGTCTTGCTGACAAGGTTATTACAGGTCCTGAAATTAAGATCACCATTGACCCAGATGACCTTATAGCTGATACTATTGCATTCTATAAAAATGCTACTGCCTTTGATGCTTCTAAGCGTGTTAGAGTGCAGAATAAGAGTCAGCCAGCTGTTGACACAGGTGGAATCCGTCGTGAGTTTTTCAATGATGCCACAAAAGAAATAGCAACATTTCCAGCCTTCAAATTATTGGAAGGATCAGATCACAGGAAACTCCCTGCCTATTACAGCAAATCAGTTCACTCAGGACTAATGGAGGTCCTTGGGCGATTGATAGGGCATGGTATACTCCAGTCTTTTATTGGATGTCCTTGCTTTGCCCCTCCAGTGTACTGGTATATTGCAACAGGTGATGTCCATAAAGCCCTGTGCTATGTTACAGTTGATGATGTTAGGGATGAAGAGGCAAGAGAGTTCATTGAGAAG TTGTCTGGTGCAACCTCACCTGAACTCCAAGAGTTAAGGCAAGACTCAAAATTCATTTCCTTGTGTAATGAGTGTGGCATCTCAACATTGCTATCA GATGACAACAGAAACCTGATACTGCAGTCACTTCTTTTACACTATGTACTCAAccggaaaaaaaatgttgctgGACCAATTACGCTCTGGTCTGAAGAGTTTCAAAGTTCTACATGCTATTGA